Proteins found in one Camelus bactrianus isolate YW-2024 breed Bactrian camel chromosome 5, ASM4877302v1, whole genome shotgun sequence genomic segment:
- the FEV gene encoding protein FEV, translating to MRQSGASQPLLINMYLPDAVGDGLFKEGKSPGWGPLSPAVQKGSGQIQLWQFLLELLADRANAGCIAWEGGHGEFKLTDPDEVARRWGERKSKPNMNYDKLSRALRYYYDKNIMSKVHGKRYAYRFDFQGLAQACQPPPAHAHAAAAAAAAAAAAAQDGALYKLPAGLAPLPFPGLSKLNLMAASAGVAPAGFSYWPGPGPAATAAATAALYPSPGLQPPPGPFGTVATASHLGGHYH from the exons ATGAGACAGAGCGGCgcctcccagcccctgctgaTCAACATGTACCTGCCAG ATGCCGTCGGAGATGGTCTCTTCAAGGAAGGGAAGAGCCCAGGGTGGGGTCCGCTGAGCCCCGCGGTGCAAAAAG GGAGCGGGCAGATCCAGCTGTGGCAGTTTCTGCTGGAGCTGCTGGCGGACCGCGCGAACGCCGGCTGCATCGCTTGGGAGGGTGGCCACGGCGAGTTCAAGCTCACGGACCCAGACGAGGTGGCGCGGCGCTGGGGCGAGCGCAAGAGCAAGCCCAACATGAACTACGACAAGCTGAGCCGCGCTCTGCGCTACTACTATGACAAGAACATCATGAGCAAGGTGCACGGCAAGCGCTACGCCTACCGCTTCGACTTCCAGGGCCTGGCGCAGGCCTGCCAGCCGCCCCCCGCGCACGCCCACGCTgcggcggccgccgccgccgccgctgccgccgcggCCCAGGACGGGGCTCTCTATAAGCTGCCGGCCGGCCTGGCGCCGCTGCCCTTCCCTGGCCTCTCCAAACTCAACCTCATGGCCGCCTCGGCTGGCGTCGCGCCCGCCGGCTTCTCCTACTGGCCGGGCCCGGgccccgccgccaccgccgctgcCACCGCTGCGCTCTACCCCAGCCCGGGCTTGCAGCCTCCGCCCGGGCCCTTCGGCACGGTGGCCACCGCCTCGCACCTGGGGGGCCATTACCACTAG
- the CRYBA2 gene encoding beta-crystallin A2, with protein MSSAPAQGPAPACLTLWDEEDFQGRRCRLLSDCANIGERGGLRRVRSIKVENGAWVAFEYPDFQGQQFILEKGDYPRWSAWSGSAGHHSDQLLSFRPVLCANHSDSRVTLFEGENFQGCKFELSDDYPSLPSMGWASKDVGSLKVSSGAWVAYQYPGYRGYQYVLERDHHGGEFRNYSEYGTQAHTGQLQSIRRVQH; from the exons ATGAGCAGTGCCCCTGCGCAGGGCCCAGCGCCCGCCTGCCTCACGCTTTGGGATGAGGAGGACTTTCAGGGCCGCCGCTGCCGGCTGCTGAGTGACTGCGCCAACATCGGCGAGCGCGGAGGCCTGCGCCGGGTGCGCTCAATCAAGGTGGAAAATGGCGC TTGGGTGGCCTTCGAGTACCCCGACTTCCAGGGACAGCAATTCATTCTGGAGAAGGGTGACTATCCTCGCTGGAGCGCCTGGAGTGGCAGTGCCGGCCACCACAGCGACCAGCTGCTCTCCTTCCGGCCAGTGCTCTGCGCG AACCACAGTGACAGCCGTGTGACACTGTTTGAGGGGGAAAACTTCCAGGGCTGCAAGTTTGAACTCAGTGATGACTACCCATCCCTACCCTCCATGGGCTGGGCCAGCAAGGATGTGGGTTCCCTCAAAGTCAGCTCTGGAGC GTGGGTGGCCTACCAGTACCCAGGCTACCGGGGCTACCAGTATGTATTGGAGCGGGACCACCATGGAGGGGAATTCCGTAACTACAGTGAATATGGCACGCAAGCCCACACCGGGCAGCTGCAGTCCATTCGGAGAGTCCAGCACTAA